From Rhea pennata isolate bPtePen1 chromosome 20, bPtePen1.pri, whole genome shotgun sequence:
GCACAGGGGAAAATGCAAAGTTGGGGCTCGGGGAGCGCCCGGGACGGAGGCAACGTGGCTCCGAGCATGAGAAACCCCCGAGATGGAGCATGGCGGCAGCGGCTCCGACCCACCAGCGGTGCCCGCAAGCGGCctggcccggctcggcccggcccggcgtcTCCCCTCGCGAGGAGGATTTGCCTTTCAGCCCTTATCGGGGCTGTCGAAGCAGGGCcggggcgaggaggaggaggaggaggaggaggaggtctgTGCCAGGTACGGGTGTTGCACGAGGGCTCGGGAAGCTCTCAGGGGCTACAGCACTTCCCCCCGTCAAGCCTCTTCCTAGCTTCTCTTTGAAACGTTTTTCTCGTGCATCTTTTGGCACCAGCTTCTTCCCAAAGTCTTTCTTCACTAGCAATACACTGAATTTCCTTGtatcctccttcctcctcccttccacctgctggcaaaGGGACACGACTTCCAGCTGCTGGTGGAGGATCTGTTCCTCGTGGTACCTTCTCCCTGGAAGAGCCCCGACACCCCCAACTAAAGAAGCCCCGAGCCTCCGCGCTCAGTTTCTGCCTCGGAGGTCATAATTGCCATTAAATCACAGCTTGCCTAACCAAATTATGCAAAACCGAAATTATCTCCAATGATTTTTATGTCGCTGAAATGTTCCAGAACTGCCGGGGTGACGACTGGGGGATTGGGAGCAGCTGTCACTCCGTCGGAAACCGTAACTCCCAACAGCTGGGAGCTGTCAGTTATTTACGATGctgtttgcaaaacaaaaaaaaaaaatatatatatatatatatatatatatgtatatatgatgAAGGTGGATGTGGGGATGCTGGGCTCGGGCTGAAAGGCGGCTCGCAGGGCAAGCTGAGCCAAACCAGGCCTGCCGGGGGGCTGCCGCAGGGAGCGGGCGCAGCCGGGATGCTGCCGGCTCTGgcgccggctccggctccggcagGGCTCTGCGCAGAGGCTGAGAGCGAGCTGCTGCTCGCTGGGGCACGCAGGCTTTGTGACGGTCAGGACAGGCTTGTTTATTTTATCCTCggtgttgcaaaaaaaaaaaaaaaatatatatatatatatatatatatatataaaatgtatacgCAGCTACTAACCACAGGTCTGACACTGCTTTGTCAAAACGTCCCAGATCTGGAGTTTCTGCTCTTGGCTGGCGCCCAGTTGCTGTCTCTGCTGTGGCTTTGCCTTTTATCATCCTTCCGCGGGTATATGCAACTGCGAACATTTGAGGCTGCTTCTCCGCAGCCAGCGGTTTCTCCAGCGCGAGCAGCCCGGCCTGAGCTTGCTCCCGAGTTTCCGAGCGCGTTTTCCCCGCGCTGCGGGGCGCAGCCGCGTCTCCGCGCCCCAGTTTGCTCGGGGTTGGGTCGGGAGGCGTCGCTTGCTAGATGCAGGGTGCGAATGGGGCAGGAAACTCCGGAGCTGGCAGCGTTACACCGGGTGTGAACGCGGCCTCGGAAGAGCGCGAGGGATGAGTAAGCTCCTGCCTCTTGGAAAATACTGACTGCGAGCAGAAGCTGGATGCTTCAGCCTCACTCGTAGCTTGCTCCGGTTAAgtgttattatttatattatgtAGTGGCTATACATAGTGTTTTATGGCAGTAAAAACACATAAATCAACAACCAGAAGATGAGGGCTTTGCTCTGAAGAGCTTATCAATCCAGCAGCCCGAGcaggagcggcgcggcgccggccgaCGAGCTGCGCGAGCCCGGCTCGCCCCACGCGGCGGCGGTTTGGGGGAGACGCGGGAGAGCAGCGAGCTGCTCGCTCCCGGCCACGGGATCCGGCCGCAGCGTCGCACGGGCCGTGACCCGCGGAGCTCGTCCGGGCGGAGAGGAGAAGATGTGGGTCGAAGGCGAGGCGCGCGGTGCGGTCCCGGCTGTTCTAGCCGGCCCCGTGATGCTGGCTGGAAAAACCagctttttctctgccttcctgCGCTGGCACCGGCGCGGGGAGGAACACGGTCTGGTAGAGGCCGAATGGGAAGATTTGCTGTGTCTGGACAAGGATGCTGTCTCCAGGTGTCTGCAGTCTCCCGGCCGTTTCAGCTCTTGCACAAATTGAGGCTTAACGCTAAATGCATTATGCCATATAACAATTAATCCCGTGCTACATATAGAAAGTCCTTACTCATCAATAATGCATTCGGGGGAGTGATTTTCACTCTCAATAATAGGGCTAATACAATGGAAACAAGCAGGTAATGAAGAACATTTATAATGATGTTAATCTAATAATGAGGATAACGCTGTTAAAAGTAAGACTGCAGACTGGACACATCCaaagataaattatttcaagCGTTCATTAACTAATGCCTAATTAATGCCCAATTAGAGAGAGGCTGCATGGGAAATGGTTTGGACAGTCCAGCGAATTCATCCCAATCACCGCGACCTCCGTCGCAAGCAAGGGGATGCGGAAGGACAccgcgagcggggccgggctcaCGGCGGGGTTGCAGAGGCGCCGCGAGCGGGACCTGCTGGTTTCTAGAGGGAGGTCTCGCATCCGGATCTAAAAATCCCGACCGTCCCCGCTTCTCATGAGGCAGCCAGCAGGGTTCACGGGCTCGGAGGGGAAGCGTCCTCGGCAGGACCGCGGGCCCCGGGCGCATCCACCCGTTCCCTCTTCCCAGCACgtttcctcttctccagtcCTGCCCACGTGTATGTTTTCTCCGTAAGCGCTCAACCTTGCTCCGTTTCCGAATTCTCCTCCGAGTTGCAGTACGTGGGCGGACAGACATCCcggcttttcttccttctgccttaCTCCCGGAGAGACGCGAGCTGCAGCCGGAGCAACGCTGCGGCGGGACTCGCTGCTTTTCCCCGGGAACCTGAGGCTCGTAAACGCCCGCTCGTCAGGGGACCGACGGGGCTCGGTTCCCTCCGACCTGCGCGGCTGGAGCGGTGCCCGCGGAGAGGTTAAACGCCGCCGCCCGGTTTCGGCGCCGTTTTCTACCCTGGTTTCGGCGATGCCGCTAGCTCGGCGGCTTGGGGCCGGGAAACGCCCGGGAGCGACGTGCAATCTGCCGGGTAGCTCGCAGGGGGTTTGTCGATTCGGGCCCCGGGGATTTGGTGTTTGCAGGAACAGCCGCCGCGCGTGGCGGATCAGCACCGCGCTTGCGCCTGGCGGGATTTTCCTAGTGAACCCGAGACCCGGCCGAGTCTCCGTGCTCCGGCGTCGCCCGGGTGCAAACGGCGAACGCGCCGCCGTCGCGCCCGGCGAAGCTCCGGCGCCGGGAGCGCTCCGCACGTCCTGCCGCGTCGATCCTCGGGCGCGTTTTTCCCCGGGGATCCCCGGCCTGGCGACCGCGGCGGCGAGGGTCGGGGTCTGAGCGAGCCGCGCGGCGCCTTAACCCGGCCTGACCCCGCTCTCGCCTCTCTCCGGACAGGGGGTTTCGCGGAGCTGCTCCtcgtgctgctggggctgaaGGTCCAGGTGGCCGGGGGCTGCCCCAGCGACTGCGTGTGCTACCCGTCCCCCATGACCGTCAGCTGCCAGGCCCACAACTTCGTCACCATTCCCGAGGGGATCCCCGAGGACAGCGAGAGGATCTTCCTCCAGAACAACCAGATCACCTTGCTGCTGCGGGGCCACTTCAGCCCCTCCATGGTCACCCTCTGGATCTACTCCAACAACATCACCTTCATCGACCCCAACACCTTTGAGGGGTTCGTAAACCTCGAAGAGCTCGATTTGGGGGACAACCGCTACTTAAGGGCTTTGGCGGCGGACACCTTCCAAGGGCTGGTGAAACTCCACGCCTTGTACCTGTACAAGTGCGGGCTGAGTTCCTTGCCCAGCGGGATTTTCGGTGGCCTCCACAACCTGCAGTACCTTTACCTGCAAGACAACCACATCGAGTTCCTTCAGGACGATATTTTTGTTGACTTGGTTAACCTCAGCCATCTTTTTCTCCACGGAAACAAGCTCTGGAG
This genomic window contains:
- the RTN4RL1 gene encoding reticulon-4 receptor-like 1, yielding MEHGGSGSDPPAVPASGLARLGPARRLPSRGGFAFQPLSGLSKQGRGEEEEEEEEEVCARTAGVTTGGLGAAVTPSETEQPPRVADQHRACAWRDFPSEPETRPSLRAPASPGCKRRTRRRRARRSSGAGSAPHVLPRRSSGAFFPGDPRPGDRGGEGRGLSEPRGALTRPDPALASLRTGGFAELLLVLLGLKVQVAGGCPSDCVCYPSPMTVSCQAHNFVTIPEGIPEDSERIFLQNNQITLLLRGHFSPSMVTLWIYSNNITFIDPNTFEGFVNLEELDLGDNRYLRALAADTFQGLVKLHALYLYKCGLSSLPSGIFGGLHNLQYLYLQDNHIEFLQDDIFVDLVNLSHLFLHGNKLWSLHQNTFRGLINLDRLLMHQNQLQWVHRRAFHDLRRLTTLFLFNNSLSELPGDCLAPLGALEFLRLNGNPWGCDCQARSLWEWLRRFRGSSSSVVCEAPERLRGQDLKALRAEDFRNCSGAESLHQIKTHTFSTADRGASKTHRHPHHPSKEKGEESGAENGLHGSQPAAAAAAAGSRKPGKNCTSHRGRHRGAGPGSPGPRKSAPELPDRAPDYQHKFGRGAMPTAPPRRRGKCTRRPPPRAPSGVQRAAGAAAVPGTSPLAFLVALAAVLR